A single Bifidobacterium asteroides DNA region contains:
- a CDS encoding 3-hydroxyacyl-CoA dehydrogenase produces the protein MTNIENVTVAGGGVLGSQIAFQSAFKGKKVIVYDINDEAIAAAEQRIKNRRDLYKRDINATDEQFDAGLNNLSYSADLAEAVKNADLVIEAVPEKPSIKHNFYQSLAKVAPEKTIFASNSSTYVPSTYAADTGRPAKFLCLHFANHVWRMNTAEIMGSDQTDPDIFNEIVDYAKEIGMVPIPLHKEQPGYILNSLLVPFLEDAGYLWGNDIADPETIDKTWMIGTGSPVGPFGAYDAVGLRTIYNIIEEQKGDDPDFKPFLEKVRKMLDEGKTGSDAGHGFYDYPNPRYKDEDFLKA, from the coding sequence ATGACGAACATTGAGAATGTCACGGTGGCCGGCGGTGGAGTGCTGGGCAGCCAGATCGCCTTCCAATCAGCCTTCAAGGGCAAGAAAGTCATAGTCTACGACATCAATGATGAGGCCATTGCAGCGGCGGAGCAGCGGATCAAGAACCGTCGTGACCTCTACAAGCGGGACATCAACGCCACCGACGAGCAGTTCGATGCAGGCTTGAACAACCTGAGCTACAGCGCAGACCTGGCCGAAGCCGTCAAGAACGCCGACCTGGTTATCGAAGCCGTCCCCGAGAAACCCTCCATCAAGCATAACTTCTATCAGAGCCTGGCCAAGGTAGCCCCTGAGAAGACCATCTTCGCCAGCAACTCCTCCACCTACGTGCCCAGCACCTATGCCGCAGACACCGGTCGTCCAGCTAAGTTCCTCTGCCTTCACTTCGCCAATCACGTGTGGCGCATGAACACCGCCGAGATTATGGGCTCCGACCAGACCGACCCCGACATCTTCAACGAGATCGTGGACTACGCCAAGGAAATCGGCATGGTCCCCATCCCGCTCCACAAGGAGCAGCCCGGGTACATCCTCAACAGCCTGCTGGTCCCCTTCCTGGAGGATGCCGGCTATCTCTGGGGCAACGACATAGCAGACCCTGAAACCATCGATAAGACCTGGATGATCGGCACTGGCTCGCCCGTTGGCCCCTTCGGCGCCTATGACGCGGTCGGCCTGCGGACCATTTACAACATCATCGAAGAGCAGAAAGGCGACGACCCCGACTTCAAGCCCTTCCTGGAGAAGGTCAGGAAGATGCTCGACGAGGGGAAGACCGGCAGTGACGCAGGCCACGGATTCTATGACTATCCGAACCCGCGTTACAAGGATGAGGACTTCCTCAAGGCCTGA
- a CDS encoding 3-hydroxyacyl-CoA dehydrogenase, producing the protein MTNIHNVTVAGGGVLGSQIAYQSAFKGKKVTIYDINDQAVAAAEERVKNLRDSYKHDINATDEQFDAGLNNMSFTADMAEAVKNADLVIEAVPEKPSIKHDFYQSLAKLAPEDTIFTSNSSTYVPSTFAPDTGRPDKFLNMHFANQVWLNNTAEIMGSEQTDPKVFNEIVDYAKEIGMVPIVLKKEQPGYVLNTLLIPLLNAAAHLWGHDIADPETVDKTWMIGTGAPMGPFAIFDVVGLRTAFNITKEQQGDNPDFKPFMDKIQKMMDEGKTGKDSGQGFYTYPNPAFADPNFLKA; encoded by the coding sequence ATGACGAACATTCATAATGTCACGGTTGCCGGCGGTGGGGTGCTTGGTAGCCAAATCGCCTATCAATCAGCCTTCAAAGGCAAGAAAGTGACGATCTACGACATCAACGACCAGGCTGTGGCGGCCGCAGAGGAGCGTGTCAAGAACCTGCGCGATTCTTACAAGCACGACATCAACGCCACTGATGAACAGTTCGATGCCGGACTGAATAACATGTCCTTTACCGCCGACATGGCCGAGGCTGTCAAGAATGCCGACTTGGTCATCGAAGCTGTCCCCGAGAAGCCTTCCATCAAGCACGACTTCTACCAGAGCTTGGCCAAACTGGCACCCGAGGACACCATCTTCACCAGCAACTCCTCCACCTACGTGCCCAGCACCTTCGCACCTGACACGGGCAGGCCGGACAAGTTCCTGAACATGCACTTCGCCAACCAAGTCTGGCTGAACAACACCGCAGAGATCATGGGATCCGAGCAGACTGACCCCAAGGTCTTCAACGAGATCGTGGACTATGCCAAGGAAATCGGCATGGTTCCCATCGTCCTGAAGAAGGAGCAGCCAGGATATGTCCTGAACACCCTTCTCATCCCCCTGCTCAACGCCGCCGCCCACCTCTGGGGCCACGACATCGCAGACCCGGAGACCGTGGACAAGACCTGGATGATCGGCACGGGCGCCCCCATGGGACCCTTTGCCATCTTTGACGTTGTGGGGCTGCGGACCGCCTTCAACATCACCAAGGAACAGCAGGGCGACAACCCCGACTTCAAGCCCTTCATGGATAAGATCCAGAAGATGATGGACGAGGGCAAGACCGGCAAGGACTCCGGACAAGGCTTCTACACTTATCCGAACCCCGCCTTTGCTGATCCAAACTTCCTGAAGGCCTGA
- a CDS encoding MFS transporter, with the protein MAEDDKIVAADSGQHEQERRGRQTAKQIKKQQAAAKRKARKQNPRPHRGWSERLHLTDINVVDRSTLKRAIAGTVVGNFMEWYDVGVYGYLAVTIGRVFLSDASDAVQRLFSLGVFAVTFIARPLGGVVLGQLGDKVGRQRILAFTLLSMSAATLLIGLLPSYAAVGPLAPILLILLKLIQGFSTGGEYAGASTMVTEYSPDRHRGFFASLLDVGSYFGYAFGAALVSLLEFSISPEAMLAWGWRIPFIIALPLAAIAVYFRAKVQDTPAFRQAQDASDEKTKSQHKSLLDLIRGYWRELLMAFILVAAANTLSYTLTAYMPTYLSGTLHYNTAQANLLSLPVLLMVACCIPITGALSDRFGRKKVLFMGAFTGLCLALPAFRLLEHETTGAVFGGLVLLAIPVIFFVANLASTLPALFPTASRYGGMGLSYNLAVAVFGGTAPVIMEGLVTATGKSLAPAYWIMFTSTCGLITVLFLAETARRPMPGTLPTVLNRQEARDLVATQDRNPDLDVKTIIKDAEESGVRKTPKKLAAETRKLLGIPRSGDKNKK; encoded by the coding sequence ATGGCAGAGGACGATAAAATCGTGGCTGCAGATAGCGGCCAACATGAGCAGGAACGACGCGGCAGGCAGACAGCCAAGCAGATCAAGAAGCAGCAGGCCGCAGCCAAGCGCAAGGCCCGCAAACAGAATCCCAGACCTCACCGGGGCTGGAGCGAACGCCTGCATCTGACCGACATCAACGTGGTGGACAGGTCCACCCTTAAGCGGGCCATCGCCGGCACCGTGGTCGGCAACTTCATGGAATGGTACGACGTGGGGGTCTACGGCTACCTAGCAGTCACCATCGGCCGCGTCTTCCTGTCTGACGCATCCGATGCCGTGCAACGGCTCTTCTCCCTGGGTGTTTTCGCTGTCACCTTCATCGCCCGCCCCTTGGGCGGCGTGGTCCTGGGCCAGCTGGGCGACAAGGTCGGCCGCCAGCGCATTCTGGCCTTCACCCTGCTGAGCATGTCCGCAGCCACCCTGCTGATCGGCCTTCTACCCAGCTATGCGGCCGTCGGTCCCCTGGCGCCCATCCTGCTCATCCTGCTCAAGCTGATCCAGGGCTTCTCCACGGGCGGCGAGTACGCAGGCGCCTCCACCATGGTCACCGAGTACTCGCCGGACCGGCATCGCGGATTCTTCGCATCCCTGTTGGACGTGGGATCCTACTTCGGCTACGCCTTCGGAGCAGCCTTGGTCTCCTTGCTAGAGTTCTCCATTTCCCCGGAAGCCATGCTGGCCTGGGGCTGGCGCATCCCCTTCATCATCGCTCTCCCGTTGGCCGCTATCGCGGTCTACTTCCGGGCCAAGGTCCAGGATACCCCCGCCTTCCGCCAGGCCCAGGATGCCAGCGACGAGAAGACCAAGAGCCAACACAAGAGCCTGTTGGACCTGATCCGGGGCTATTGGCGGGAGCTGCTCATGGCCTTCATCCTGGTGGCCGCGGCCAACACCCTGAGCTACACGCTGACCGCCTACATGCCCACCTACCTGTCGGGCACCCTGCACTACAACACGGCCCAGGCCAACCTGCTCTCCCTGCCGGTCCTGCTCATGGTGGCCTGCTGCATCCCCATTACCGGAGCCCTTTCAGACCGCTTCGGCCGCAAGAAGGTGCTGTTCATGGGGGCCTTCACCGGACTGTGCCTGGCCCTGCCGGCCTTCCGACTGTTGGAGCATGAGACCACAGGTGCCGTCTTCGGCGGACTGGTTCTGCTGGCCATCCCGGTCATCTTCTTCGTGGCCAACCTGGCCTCCACCCTGCCGGCCCTCTTCCCCACTGCCTCCCGTTACGGCGGCATGGGACTGTCTTACAACCTGGCCGTAGCCGTCTTTGGCGGAACCGCACCTGTCATCATGGAAGGACTGGTGACCGCGACTGGCAAGTCCCTGGCACCCGCCTACTGGATCATGTTCACTTCGACCTGCGGTCTGATCACCGTGCTCTTCCTTGCAGAGACCGCGCGGCGCCCCATGCCTGGCACTCTGCCCACCGTGCTCAACCGGCAGGAGGCACGCGACCTGGTGGCCACACAGGACCGCAACCCCGATCTGGACGTAAAGACCATCATCAAGGATGCCGAAGAGAGCGGAGTGCGCAAGACGCCGAAAAAGCTGGCTGCCGAGACGCGCAAACTTCTGGGCATTCCCCGCTCGGGAGACAAAAACAAGAAATAG
- a CDS encoding glycoside hydrolase family 31 protein, giving the protein MYEDFQIGQDYLVWTGDGETIRIEAWGRNSVRVRATRNDTFNPHDWALLPKDKVVEANQHTIDYQNKIDKTSDESCSISLDRNKGEATLTNGSIIVKAHSSHHYVGSVGYEVFRCELSFWDDKGRCLLREAPAGGSLMLKARQYEPIAGGSYGLKVSFISSQDEHLYGMGEYQQNILDIKGCTFELAHRNSQASVPFVVSSAGYGFLWHNPAIGRAIFGKNRTEWEARSSDQIDYWITAGDDYAQIESQYADATGHAPVMPEWGLGFWQSKLRYWNQDQVIKVAHGFKERDIPLDLLVVDFFHWPHMGDYRFEDEFWPDPAAMVRELDQLGVKLMVSIWPQVSITSENFVEMKKRNYLTSTEAGLDLDMMFEEPSVNYDATNPGAREFVWNLCKKNYWDKGVRAFWLDEAEPEYGVYDFRNYRYSLGSDLNVGNIYPQLYNKGFYDGQVAEGAKGQIVNLTRCAWAGSQRYGSLVWSGDVGSTFEDMRSQITCAIHMGMAGIPWFTTDMGGFHDGIVDTEDFRELLSRWCAFSCFLPVMRNHGDRSLHSADGKESVKTAGGCRRSPSGADNEPWSYGPQVEQVFRKFIKAREVMRPYTRSLFREAHECGLPLVRGLFFEFPGDRMAADISDEYMFGPDLLVAPVVEAGARARKVWLPGDEGLRWRNLHTGEELRGGQEVQVQTPIDVIPVFARDGKDHGLLGLV; this is encoded by the coding sequence GTGTACGAGGATTTTCAAATTGGACAGGATTACCTGGTTTGGACCGGGGACGGAGAGACGATACGTATTGAAGCCTGGGGACGGAACAGCGTTCGGGTAAGGGCCACTCGAAACGATACCTTTAATCCTCATGATTGGGCTCTGCTACCCAAAGACAAGGTAGTTGAGGCGAATCAGCATACGATAGATTATCAAAACAAAATTGACAAGACATCTGACGAGTCCTGCAGCATAAGTCTTGACCGGAATAAGGGAGAAGCGACACTGACCAATGGCTCGATCATTGTGAAGGCACACTCATCTCATCATTATGTTGGAAGCGTTGGCTATGAGGTGTTCAGGTGCGAACTGAGTTTCTGGGACGATAAGGGGCGATGCCTGTTGCGTGAGGCCCCAGCAGGCGGGTCTCTGATGCTCAAAGCCAGACAGTATGAACCAATAGCTGGCGGGAGTTATGGTCTGAAAGTTTCGTTCATTTCGTCGCAGGATGAGCACCTGTACGGTATGGGGGAATATCAGCAGAATATTTTGGACATCAAAGGGTGTACTTTCGAGCTCGCTCATCGCAATTCTCAGGCCAGCGTGCCCTTTGTCGTTTCTTCTGCCGGGTATGGCTTCCTCTGGCACAATCCGGCCATTGGAAGGGCCATCTTTGGAAAGAACAGAACAGAATGGGAGGCGCGCTCTAGTGATCAGATTGATTATTGGATCACCGCTGGTGACGACTACGCGCAGATCGAGTCACAGTATGCGGATGCCACCGGTCATGCCCCTGTTATGCCTGAATGGGGTCTGGGATTTTGGCAGAGCAAGCTGCGATATTGGAATCAGGATCAGGTAATAAAGGTCGCCCATGGTTTTAAGGAAAGAGATATACCCTTGGATCTCCTCGTGGTTGACTTCTTTCATTGGCCCCACATGGGTGACTACAGGTTTGAGGATGAGTTCTGGCCGGATCCGGCAGCCATGGTCAGGGAGCTGGATCAACTAGGCGTCAAACTCATGGTGTCCATATGGCCGCAGGTCTCGATCACCTCCGAGAATTTCGTTGAAATGAAGAAGCGGAATTACCTCACCAGCACCGAGGCAGGTTTGGATTTGGACATGATGTTCGAAGAGCCTAGCGTCAATTACGATGCGACCAACCCTGGTGCTCGGGAATTCGTTTGGAACCTCTGCAAGAAGAATTACTGGGATAAAGGAGTTCGTGCTTTCTGGCTGGATGAGGCAGAACCAGAGTATGGAGTATACGACTTCCGCAATTACCGGTACAGTCTCGGTAGCGATCTGAATGTAGGCAACATATATCCTCAGCTGTATAACAAGGGCTTCTACGATGGACAAGTAGCTGAGGGCGCCAAGGGACAGATCGTCAATCTGACCAGATGCGCCTGGGCGGGTTCGCAACGGTACGGATCACTGGTCTGGTCAGGTGATGTCGGTTCTACTTTTGAAGATATGCGCTCGCAGATCACCTGTGCCATACATATGGGAATGGCTGGCATTCCTTGGTTTACCACGGATATGGGTGGTTTCCATGACGGTATTGTCGATACGGAGGACTTCCGTGAGCTCCTTTCCAGATGGTGTGCCTTCTCATGTTTCCTGCCTGTGATGCGCAACCACGGTGATCGTAGCCTTCATTCCGCAGATGGCAAGGAGAGCGTGAAAACTGCTGGTGGATGCCGCCGTTCGCCATCAGGTGCCGACAATGAACCTTGGAGCTATGGACCGCAGGTTGAGCAGGTCTTCCGCAAGTTCATTAAGGCCAGGGAGGTGATGAGACCCTATACTCGAAGTCTCTTCCGGGAGGCGCATGAATGCGGTCTTCCTTTGGTTCGGGGGCTGTTCTTCGAATTCCCTGGAGACAGGATGGCGGCGGATATATCGGACGAATACATGTTCGGCCCCGATCTGCTGGTGGCTCCCGTCGTCGAAGCAGGTGCCAGAGCGAGGAAAGTCTGGCTGCCTGGTGATGAGGGTCTTCGTTGGCGTAACCTGCACACGGGTGAGGAATTAAGAGGTGGCCAAGAGGTGCAGGTTCAGACTCCGATTGATGTTATCCCAGTATTCGCGCGTGACGGGAAAGACCACGGACTCCTAGGTCTGGTCTAG
- a CDS encoding carbohydrate ABC transporter permease: protein MMHRHSGLKTALGIFFTAIMLFPVYWMVNISFTAKGSIRSGDLFPKDFTLDNYARVLDIQLPNLATSIILALCCVILTLLIALPSAYALSLLRVRGSRVISFLLIVAQMIPAVVVTLGFYEIYNKIGLLDTIPGLVLADSTIAVPFAVMLLTSFMESIPISLLEAAEVDGATKMRRFISIVIPLSRNSIVTVSLFAFLWAWSDFLFASTLDGGGSRRPITLGLYAYIGAQTQEWGPMMATAVLSSIPATILLVFAQKYVAAGVTAGAVKD, encoded by the coding sequence ATGATGCACAGACATTCTGGTCTCAAAACTGCGCTGGGAATATTCTTCACGGCTATTATGCTGTTCCCTGTTTACTGGATGGTCAATATCTCTTTCACCGCAAAGGGGTCCATCAGATCAGGTGACCTGTTTCCGAAGGATTTCACTCTGGATAATTACGCCAGAGTGCTTGATATCCAGCTGCCCAATCTGGCCACCTCGATCATCCTGGCCCTGTGCTGTGTGATTTTGACCTTGCTCATAGCCTTGCCCTCGGCATATGCCCTATCGCTATTGCGTGTACGAGGCTCAAGAGTGATCAGTTTTCTGTTGATTGTCGCACAGATGATTCCCGCCGTTGTTGTCACGCTGGGATTCTATGAGATCTACAACAAGATCGGCCTGCTTGATACGATTCCCGGGCTGGTACTTGCGGATTCAACAATTGCCGTTCCGTTCGCGGTTATGCTCCTGACTTCATTCATGGAGAGCATTCCCATATCCCTCTTGGAGGCAGCAGAAGTTGATGGCGCGACAAAAATGAGGCGGTTCATCAGCATCGTCATCCCACTGTCACGCAATTCCATTGTTACTGTCAGCCTGTTCGCCTTTTTGTGGGCATGGTCGGACTTCCTCTTTGCCAGTACTCTGGATGGTGGAGGCAGCAGGCGACCGATAACCTTGGGACTATATGCCTATATCGGGGCTCAAACACAGGAGTGGGGACCGATGATGGCGACTGCTGTTCTCTCATCGATTCCAGCGACGATATTGCTGGTCTTTGCCCAGAAATACGTAGCGGCAGGGGTTACGGCAGGAGCTGTTAAAGACTGA
- a CDS encoding carbohydrate ABC transporter permease — MEHESSEMSELSRRSNRRSGILRRLDGRIAAIGFVLPLIVYLLIFYAAPLIQNISMSLHRYTRRTFVTGDAPFAGLDIYREVITSSEFWPVVLQTLIFVVVSLVFQYVIGLALAVFFNDNFKLSGLLRGIMLIPWLLPLIVSGTTWQWMMNPDSGILNKFLGLFGIAPIWWLQADHSLWAVTIANIWLGIPFNLVILYSGLQNISVDLYEAAALDGCNAWNRFWNITFPLLRPVTSITLLLGFVYTLKVVDVIWVMSMGTGSSKTLATWAYSMAFGKGTSATIKYSQAAVLGSILILVALVFGFIYLWVQKSQEEN, encoded by the coding sequence ATGGAACACGAATCGAGTGAAATGAGCGAGCTGTCGAGACGATCGAATCGTCGTAGTGGCATACTTCGCAGATTAGACGGGCGGATAGCAGCAATCGGATTCGTGCTGCCATTGATTGTCTACCTATTAATTTTCTATGCAGCGCCACTCATCCAGAACATATCGATGAGCCTGCATCGTTATACTCGACGCACTTTCGTTACCGGCGATGCCCCGTTCGCGGGGCTGGATATTTATCGTGAGGTGATCACTTCATCTGAATTCTGGCCTGTGGTCCTGCAGACTTTGATCTTTGTGGTGGTTTCGCTGGTCTTCCAATACGTTATTGGTTTGGCTCTGGCGGTATTCTTCAACGATAACTTCAAATTGTCGGGACTTTTGCGTGGCATCATGCTCATCCCCTGGCTCTTGCCTCTGATCGTCTCAGGGACTACATGGCAATGGATGATGAATCCGGATAGCGGAATTCTCAACAAATTCCTCGGCTTATTCGGTATTGCTCCAATTTGGTGGCTGCAGGCAGATCATTCGCTGTGGGCGGTAACCATTGCCAATATCTGGCTTGGCATTCCCTTCAACTTGGTTATTCTCTATTCGGGATTGCAGAATATCAGCGTCGATCTTTATGAGGCTGCCGCCTTGGACGGTTGTAATGCTTGGAACCGATTCTGGAATATCACGTTTCCGCTGTTGCGGCCGGTCACATCCATTACTCTGCTGCTCGGCTTCGTATACACCTTGAAGGTTGTAGACGTGATCTGGGTGATGAGCATGGGCACAGGAAGCTCTAAAACTCTGGCGACGTGGGCGTACTCCATGGCCTTCGGCAAGGGAACTTCTGCCACGATCAAGTACTCGCAGGCGGCGGTTTTGGGCAGCATCCTGATACTGGTCGCCCTGGTGTTCGGTTTCATCTACCTATGGGTGCAGAAGTCTCAGGAGGAGAACTGA
- a CDS encoding sugar ABC transporter substrate-binding protein, which yields MQRIKSAMIKTAALVCVCATTFGVSACGSSSKEAGKNDKTIQFWDDWTRHTNGSEFDKLVKSCAPEGYTIKRQSIATSDLLNNLTTAVKEDNGPDVAVIDNPMIPSAVDAALVAGGDETGLKATGYDANLEAPGIVNKVTYGVPLGGSNTLGLIYNPKIISEAGVDVSSIHDWDSLNKAIEAVVNSGHKGIAFSGISGEEGVFQFLPWFWGAKGDLKHPDSQARTDAQNLLAGWIKKGWAPKSATTDTQSAAWDLFLAGDYGFVEIGTWMQAEADKANAKMIPIPAKDGGVAPVPTGGEFAMVATHKKNAKEHYDKAVKVISCLSEPDKLFKVNNALSNLSAKKSVRSRQVKENAGLAQWEASIEKAQGRTSDLGLKYEETSASLSESLLNALNKQ from the coding sequence ATGCAAAGGATAAAGTCGGCGATGATCAAAACGGCGGCACTGGTGTGCGTCTGTGCTACTACCTTTGGGGTAAGTGCCTGTGGTTCCTCGTCAAAAGAGGCTGGGAAGAACGATAAGACCATACAGTTCTGGGACGACTGGACGCGTCATACCAATGGATCCGAGTTCGATAAGCTGGTCAAATCCTGCGCTCCGGAAGGGTACACCATCAAGCGACAGTCCATCGCCACATCCGATTTGCTTAATAATCTGACTACTGCCGTCAAGGAAGACAATGGCCCAGATGTAGCTGTGATTGACAACCCCATGATTCCTTCGGCAGTTGATGCTGCTTTGGTCGCCGGCGGGGATGAAACCGGTCTGAAAGCAACGGGCTATGATGCCAACTTAGAGGCGCCAGGGATTGTAAACAAGGTGACCTACGGAGTTCCACTCGGTGGATCCAACACATTAGGCCTTATTTATAATCCCAAAATCATTAGTGAGGCAGGAGTCGATGTCTCTAGTATCCATGATTGGGATTCGCTGAATAAAGCAATTGAGGCTGTGGTTAATTCCGGTCATAAGGGAATTGCATTTTCCGGGATATCCGGTGAAGAGGGCGTATTCCAATTTTTGCCCTGGTTCTGGGGCGCCAAGGGCGATTTGAAGCATCCGGATTCACAGGCACGGACTGATGCTCAGAATCTGCTTGCGGGCTGGATAAAGAAGGGTTGGGCCCCCAAGTCCGCAACCACCGATACGCAATCGGCCGCTTGGGATCTTTTCCTTGCCGGAGACTATGGTTTCGTTGAAATTGGCACTTGGATGCAGGCAGAGGCCGACAAGGCAAATGCCAAAATGATCCCCATCCCCGCCAAGGACGGCGGTGTGGCCCCGGTCCCCACTGGTGGTGAATTCGCCATGGTGGCAACACACAAGAAAAATGCCAAAGAGCATTATGACAAGGCAGTAAAGGTGATTTCGTGCTTGTCTGAGCCTGACAAACTCTTCAAGGTTAATAACGCATTGAGCAATCTTTCCGCCAAGAAGAGCGTGCGTAGCCGCCAGGTAAAGGAAAACGCCGGACTAGCCCAGTGGGAAGCTTCAATCGAGAAAGCTCAGGGCCGTACTTCCGATCTCGGCCTTAAGTATGAAGAGACTTCCGCTTCTCTATCTGAATCCCTGCTGAATGCTCTCAACAAGCAATGA
- a CDS encoding LacI family DNA-binding transcriptional regulator, producing MSTINDVAREAGVSKTTVSFVLTGFRSVSKETEAKVRAAMDKLGYVANHSAQSLSTSKTNTIGVITSNRQGAYFELARGAYINWLSKAATSAGYDMLIVNDPDGTATANVCQSHKADGLIFLDVRRKDPRILFAAKSGIPTVCLGVPDDRMNLDVVDTDFGHAASSMVEKLASEGHNNICLITLPQPILDQELNDTFRFIQSANKTSQRLGLNLSIRTCTTDTEKIESELDGILSMQEGTTAYIIQNESATLVFHHLMEIRHIPIPEQYSVLVSCEKQMSDALYMPFSAWQNDVQLVTETAVKTLINHFRHPKRKPQFKLLQGQYMDRGTIASPWE from the coding sequence GTGTCCACCATCAATGATGTGGCCAGAGAGGCAGGCGTCTCGAAAACAACCGTTTCCTTTGTTCTCACTGGCTTTCGATCAGTCTCGAAAGAAACAGAAGCCAAAGTCAGAGCAGCTATGGACAAGCTAGGATATGTGGCCAATCATTCCGCACAAAGTCTGTCAACCTCCAAAACGAACACTATAGGTGTCATCACCAGCAACCGACAAGGTGCATACTTCGAGCTGGCCAGAGGCGCTTATATCAATTGGCTCTCGAAGGCGGCGACCAGCGCAGGTTACGATATGCTCATCGTCAACGACCCGGATGGAACGGCCACAGCCAATGTCTGCCAGTCGCACAAGGCGGATGGCCTCATTTTTCTGGATGTACGGAGGAAAGACCCTCGAATCCTGTTTGCTGCCAAGTCAGGAATACCGACTGTCTGTCTTGGCGTTCCCGATGACAGGATGAATCTGGATGTTGTCGACACGGATTTCGGACATGCAGCATCTAGCATGGTCGAGAAACTTGCGTCTGAAGGTCATAACAACATCTGCCTGATAACCCTGCCCCAGCCCATTCTGGACCAGGAACTCAATGACACATTCAGATTTATCCAATCTGCCAACAAGACTTCCCAACGCCTTGGTCTCAATCTCAGCATCCGTACTTGTACCACTGATACGGAAAAAATCGAAAGCGAGCTTGATGGCATCCTATCCATGCAGGAAGGGACAACCGCTTATATCATCCAAAATGAATCTGCAACCCTGGTCTTTCATCACCTCATGGAAATCAGACACATACCCATTCCTGAGCAATATTCAGTATTGGTCTCATGCGAGAAACAGATGTCAGATGCGCTCTATATGCCATTTTCGGCCTGGCAGAATGATGTTCAGCTTGTCACTGAAACGGCAGTAAAAACGCTCATCAACCACTTCAGACACCCAAAGCGCAAGCCCCAATTCAAGCTTCTGCAAGGGCAATATATGGACCGCGGCACTATTGCGTCGCCCTGGGAGTAA
- a CDS encoding DUF4186 domain-containing protein, which produces MTSSGSASAGADEAWIQHTLARLGHSRFRAGFSLSAKDRAYARAKGRDTIDRHAHEMLAKRVGPAHPLKDGKQTPYRGHPVFTAQHATATCCRGCIERWHHIPRGRALTDAEVDALARLVMAWIERDLVNHPVR; this is translated from the coding sequence ATGACCAGCAGCGGATCAGCGTCGGCCGGGGCAGATGAGGCCTGGATTCAGCACACGCTTGCCAGATTGGGGCATTCGCGCTTCCGCGCTGGATTCTCTTTATCGGCCAAGGATCGCGCCTACGCCCGCGCCAAGGGCAGGGATACCATCGACCGCCACGCCCATGAGATGCTGGCCAAGCGTGTGGGGCCTGCCCACCCTTTGAAGGACGGCAAGCAGACCCCCTACCGCGGGCATCCGGTCTTCACAGCCCAGCATGCCACGGCCACCTGCTGCCGTGGGTGCATCGAGCGCTGGCACCACATCCCGCGCGGCCGGGCTCTGACCGATGCAGAGGTTGATGCTCTGGCCAGGCTGGTCATGGCCTGGATCGAGCGCGATTTGGTGAATCATCCGGTCCGATAA